From the genome of Triticum aestivum cultivar Chinese Spring chromosome 3B, IWGSC CS RefSeq v2.1, whole genome shotgun sequence, one region includes:
- the LOC123064883 gene encoding protein YLS7: MSLSVKKAPAVAGGTQQWLSTIVMSVVALLLTLGPTHVQGSCDIFRGKWVPDSSGPLYTSSSCPSITRAENCQANGRPDKGYENWRWKPERCALPRFDARKFLKMMRGKTVAFAGDSIAQNQMDSLLCILSQADTPINLSYRRMSKWIFNSTSTTIIRIWSAWLLHNSKEAVGIAPEGLNKVFLDVPDKTLMEFLPSFDVLVLSSGHWFVTPSAYILNGKVVGGQGWWPLQAGKMQMNNIDAFGASTETILTAVVTNPNFKGIAILRTYSPDHYERGAWNVGGSCTGKVKPLDKAVKDGFIDAMYGKQIAAFKKVVKNYGKQGSKLKLMSITEPFALRVDGHPGPYTNLDPNKKTQRGPDGRPPSQDCLHWCMPGPIDTWNEMLFETIRR, from the exons ATGAGTTTGTCGGTGAAGAAGGCTCCGGCTGTGGCCGGAGGAACCCAGCAATGGCTCTCAACCATCGTTATGTCGGTGGTGGCTCTGCTGCTGACACTGGGGCCTACACATGTTCAAG GTAGCTGTGATATCTTTCGTGGGAAGTGGGTTCCTGATTCTTCAGGGCCGCTGTACACAAGCAGCTCTTGCCCTTCGATCACACGCGCGGAGAATTGCCAGGCGAACGGGCGGCCGGACAAGGGATACGAGAACTGGAGATGGAAGCCCGAGCGGTGCGCTCTCCCGCGCTTCGACGCGAGGAAGTTCCTGAAGATGATGAGGGGCAAGACAGTTGCTTTCGCTGGGGATTCGATCGCTCAGAACCAGATGGACTCTCTCCTTTGCATCCTATCGCAG GCGGACACCCCAATAAACCTTAGCTATCGTAGGATGAGTAAGTGGATCTTCAATTCAACCTCGACAACTATCATCCGCATCTGGTCAGCTTGGCTATTACACAATTCAAAAGAAGCTGTGGGAATTGCTCCCGAGGGTCTTAATAAGGTTTTCCTCGATGTCCCAGATAAGACTTTGATGGAATTTCTTCCAAGTTTCGATGTGCTTGTCCTCTCTTCCGGACATTGGTTTGTCACACCATCAGCCTATATCCTGAATGGCAAGGTCGTTGGAGGGCAGGGCTGGTGGCCTCTTCAAGCAGGAAAAATGCAGATGAACAACATTGATGCCTTTGGTGCATCCACCGAGACTATCCTAACTGCTGTGGTTACTAACCCAAATTTCAAAGGTATAGCTATTTTGAGAACATACTCTCCAGACCATTACGAACGCGGGGCATGGAATGTAGGTGGATCATGCACTGGGAAGGTTAAGCCCTTGGATAAGGCGGTGAAGGATGGATTCATAGATGCAATGTATGGAAAACAAATTGCGGCCTTCAAAAAGGTAGTCAAGAATTATGGGAAACAAGGTTCCAAGTTGAAACTGATGAGCATCACAGAACCCTTTGCCTTAAGGGTTGATGGGCATCCTGGACCATACACAAATCTGGACCCAAACAAGAAGACTCAAAGAGGGCCGGATGGAAGGCCTCCATCTCAGGATTGTCTGCATTGGTGCATGCCAGGACCTATAGATACATGGAATGAGATGCTATTTGAGACCATACGAAGATAA
- the LOC123064884 gene encoding protein YLS7 — MSLPGKNPPAVAGGMQQWLSSIVMSAVALLLTLGPTHAQGSCDIFRGNWVPDSSGPLYTSSSCPLIIRAENCQANGRPDKGYENWRWKPERCALPRFDARKFLKLMRGKTLAFAGDSIAQNQMESLLCILWQVDTPINLSDRRMSRWIFNSTSITIIRIWSPWLLYNSKEAVGIAPEGLNKVFLDITDKTLMEFLPGFDVLVLSFGHWFVTPSAYILNGTVVGGQSWWPLEAGKMQMNNIDAFGASTETCLTAVATNPNFKGIAILSTYSPDHYERGAWNVGGSCTGKVNPLDKAMRDVFIDAMYAKQVAGFRKVVKNSGEQGSKLKLMSITEPFALRVDGHPGPYTNLDPNKKTQRGPDGRPPPQDCLHWCMPGPIDTWNEMLFETIRR, encoded by the exons ATGAGTTTACCAGGGAAGAATCCTCCGGCGGTGGCCGGAGGAATGCAGCAATGGCTCTCATCCATCGTTATGTCAGCGGTGGCTCTGTTGCTGACCCTGGGGCCTACACATGCTCAAG GTAGCTGTGATATCTTTCGTGGGAACTGGGTTCCTGATtcttctgggccactgtacacgaGCAGCTCTTGCCCTCTGATCATACGCGCGGAGAACTGCCAGGCGAATGGGCGGCCGGACAAGGGGTATGAGAACTGGAGATGGAAGCCCGAGCGGTGCGCTCTCCCGCGCTTtgacgcaaggaagttcctgaagCTGATGAGGGGCAAGACACTTGCTTTCGCTGGGGATTCGATTGCTCAGAACCAGATGGAGTCTCTCCTTTGCATCCTATGGCAG GTGGACACCCCAATAAACCTTAGCGATCGTAGGATGAGTAGGTGGATATTCAATTCGACCTCAATAACTATTATCCGCATATGGTCTCCTTGGCTATTATACAATTCAAAAGAAGCTGTGGGAATTGCCCCCGAGGGTCTTAATAAGGTTTTCCTCGATATCACAGATAAGACGTTGATGGAATTTCTCCCAGGTTTTGATGTCCTGGTCCTCTCTTTTGGACATTGGTTTGTCACACCATCGGCCTATATCCTGAATGGCACAGTCGTTGGAGGGCAGAGCTGGTGGCCTCTTGAAGCTGGAAAGATGCAGATGAACAACATTGATGCTTTTGGTGCATCCACCGAGACTTGCCTAACTGCTGTGGCTACTAACCCAAATTTCAAAGGTATAGCTATTTTGAGCACATACTCACCGGACCATTACGAACGCGGGGCATGGAATGTTGGTGGATCATGCACTGGGAAGGTTAACCCCTTGGATAAGGCGATGAGGGATGTATTCATAGATGCAATGTATGCAAAACAAGTTGCGGGCTTTAGAAAGGTAGTCAAGAATTCTGGAGAACAAGGATCCAAGTTGAAACTAATGAGCATCACAGAACCCTTTGCCTTAAGGGTTGATGGGCATCCTGGACCATACACAAATCTGGACCCAAACAAGAAGACTCAAAGAGGGCCGGATGGAAGGCCTCCACCTCAGGATTGTCTACATTGGTGCATGCCAGGACCTATAGATACATGGAACGAGATGCTATTTGAGACCATACGAAGATAA